The following proteins come from a genomic window of Vanessa tameamea isolate UH-Manoa-2023 chromosome 6, ilVanTame1 primary haplotype, whole genome shotgun sequence:
- the LOC113393345 gene encoding uncharacterized protein LOC113393345, which translates to MDCCNYGEYRGQAHAQYGASPGWEGYGYAPLPYTPYAHAYYSPHAHDPYTRYYRYDYPAHHVHHSDHAMSMDYGAYALKEARTRRALARRELRTHPAHLPLPHTPPLECGINGRGQGYCEPQMWSPYQMGMMGGGWSGINPANGSWASRSMCSREPMRYASDCRLLKGSNMHHQNQVCAQDGRSTPYPTYEEPHYNRENGPKQANIQEFPGRNMIPSEAARPTREHFYAEQRRSPPEEKRPPVVPLPAFQQAFGSTEIGKFAEAFSRAEVAHETEDSTDNFMFESFQDWEASPDPQWTSQSATREIKCEENF; encoded by the exons ATGGACTGCTGCAACTACGGCGAGTACCGCGGGCAAGCGCACGCACAGTACGGTGCGAGCCCCGGTTGGGAAGGCTACGGTTACGCACCGTTGCCTTACACGCCCTACGCGCACGCCTACTACTCACCGCACGCGCACGACCCCTATACGCGCTATTACCGCTACGATTATCCCGCGCACCACGTGCACCACAGCGACCATGCCATGTCCATgg ATTACGGCGCCTACGCGCTGAAGGAGGCGCGGACGAGACGAGCCTTGGCGAGGCGGGAGCTACGCACGCATCCCGCGCATTTGCCCTTACCGCATACg CCACCTTTAGAATGTGGCATAAATGGCCGTGGTCAAGGCTACTGCGAACCGCAAATGTGGTCTCCTTACCAG ATGGGTATGATGGGAGGAGGCTGGAGTGGGATTAACCCTGCTAACGGTTCATGGGCTTCCCGAAGTATGTGTTCACGGGAACCAATGCGTTACGCTTCTGATTGTAGattgttaaaa GGTTCAAACATGCATCATCAAAATCAAGTTTGTGCTCAGGATGGAAGGTCAACGCCTTATCCGACGTACGAAGAACCACATTATAATAGGGAAAATGGACCGAAGCAAGCTAACATTCAAGAGTTTCCAGGGCGAAATATGATACCGTCCGAGGCGGCGCGACCGACTCGCGAACACTTCTATGCAGAGCAGCGACGTTCTCCGCCAGAAGAAAAGCGACCACCGGTAGTCCCTCTACCGGCTTTTCAACAAGCCTTCGGGTCTACTGAGATAGGTAAATTTGCCGAAGCCTTTAGTCGGGCAGAGGTCGCGCATGAAACGGAGGATTCCACTGACAATTTTATGTTCGAGTCGTTTCAAGACTGGGAAGCTTCACCCGACCCACAATGGACGTCACAATCGGCAACTCGGGAAATAAAATGTGAAGAAAATTTTTGA